TCTCCCATCCGGGAGAGGGGTTCCCCGCGGATGTCTCGTCGGCTCACCCCTTCCCGCGATCCTCCAGGAATTCGACCAGGTCCCGTCGCACCAGCTCGATATGGTCGATGAGCAGGCGGCTCGCTTCCTTCAACGTCCCGGCGCGGCAGAGCCGGATCAGTTCGTTGTGCTCGGCCTGCGCTCGCTCGATCGACGAGCTGCGCTGCAATTGCAGGCGCGTATAGCGGTCGCTGGTCTGCAGCAGCCCTGAGACGATAGCGAGCGTGCGCGGCTGCGTCGCCCGCGCGTAAAGCGCTAGGTGGAAATCGGCGTTGAGCACGCCCCAGCGGCTGATGTCGCCCGCTGTCATCGCCTGCTCGAAGGCGGCTTCCATCCCGGCGACTGCCGCGAAATCCTGCTCCGTCAGCGCCGGCACCGAACTCGCCAACAGCCGCGGCTCCAGCAGCTTGCGCAGCTCGAACACATCGTTGATCTCGTCCAGCGACAGCCCCGAGACGATCGCCCCCTTATGTGGCACGATCCTGACGAAACCCTCTGCCTCGAGCTGGAACAGTGCCTCGCGCACCGGGATGCGACTGACCTCGAAGGCCTGCGCGAGCGCGTCCTGCCGCAATT
This sequence is a window from Bosea vestrisii. Protein-coding genes within it:
- a CDS encoding GntR family transcriptional regulator, with product MSPPLKHRTLSSAIVDRLRQEILDGSYPAGSQLRQDALAQAFEVSRIPVREALFQLEAEGFVRIVPHKGAIVSGLSLDEINDVFELRKLLEPRLLASSVPALTEQDFAAVAGMEAAFEQAMTAGDISRWGVLNADFHLALYARATQPRTLAIVSGLLQTSDRYTRLQLQRSSSIERAQAEHNELIRLCRAGTLKEASRLLIDHIELVRRDLVEFLEDRGKG